A single Paenibacillus sp. FSL R5-0517 DNA region contains:
- a CDS encoding AraC family transcriptional regulator translates to MMSIILGNQFDLACRRLTSNTTFREVFHAHSQMEITYIHEGYGQLITEGQVFPLEPGMLLIFRPFQLHHFQIQISSQQPFIRNVLMFELEILKTHWSHFMTTQRFIHDLLGEQSPIQPIRLPATSPLIQRMEQFDKTYPELMPHEAVEDTCLFILDSLTQLRYLWKDVVIQDLKAHSASSSVMLHPHAEAIMQWIEQHYHEPFRLDHIADTLHLSPYHLSHVFKKATGTTIVAYAQATRIRHACVLLTRSSLTVPEIGHRVGMTSPSYFCKVFRSVIGSTPHQYRLKVQGRK, encoded by the coding sequence ATGATGTCCATCATTCTGGGAAACCAATTTGATCTGGCCTGTCGTCGTCTTACATCTAACACTACGTTTCGCGAAGTGTTCCATGCTCATTCCCAGATGGAAATAACCTATATCCACGAAGGTTATGGGCAGTTAATAACCGAAGGTCAGGTTTTTCCCCTTGAACCCGGTATGCTTTTGATTTTTCGACCTTTTCAATTGCACCACTTTCAGATTCAAATATCCAGTCAGCAGCCTTTCATCAGAAACGTGCTTATGTTTGAACTCGAAATATTAAAGACACATTGGTCGCATTTTATGACGACTCAGCGTTTCATACATGACCTGCTAGGAGAGCAATCTCCGATTCAGCCGATCCGACTTCCTGCCACTTCCCCACTCATTCAACGAATGGAACAATTTGATAAGACCTATCCAGAACTAATGCCTCATGAAGCTGTGGAGGATACTTGTCTCTTTATACTTGATTCACTTACGCAACTTCGTTACTTATGGAAAGATGTTGTCATTCAAGATCTAAAGGCACATTCTGCATCCAGTTCAGTAATGCTTCATCCTCATGCCGAAGCCATCATGCAGTGGATTGAACAGCATTACCACGAGCCTTTTCGTTTGGATCATATCGCAGATACACTTCACTTATCCCCCTATCATCTATCTCATGTATTCAAAAAAGCGACTGGCACCACAATCGTTGCTTATGCCCAAGCTACCCGCATTCGTCATGCGTGTGTGCTGCTCACCCGTTCCTCACTCACCGTTCCCGAAATCGGTCACCGTGTGGGTATGACGAGTCCCTCCTACTTTTGTAAAGTATTCCGTTCCGTCATAGGGTCCACACCGCATCAATATCGGCTGAAGGTACAAGGGAGGAAGTAA
- the gnd gene encoding phosphogluconate dehydrogenase (NAD(+)-dependent, decarboxylating): MKLGLVGLGKMGLNLGRNLIDHKHEVVAFDLNAEAVNEMKEYGATGVSSYAEMVASLESPRVLWIMVPHNVVDAVLAEVSPLLSKGDIIIEAGNSHYKESIRRYEEMKTKGIHYMDAGTSGGMEGARNGACYMIGGDPEAWAIVEPAFKDTSVENGYLYAGKAGSGHFLKMVHNGIEYGMMASIGEGFDVLEKSGFDFDFEQVARVWNNGSVIRSWLMELTERAFSKDANLDEIKGVMHSSGEGRWTVETAFDLQTATPVIALSLLMRYRSLETDTFTGKVVAALRNEFGGHAVEKK, translated from the coding sequence ATGAAACTTGGACTAGTCGGATTAGGAAAAATGGGATTGAACCTGGGCAGAAACTTGATTGATCACAAACATGAAGTGGTTGCTTTTGACCTGAACGCTGAAGCAGTAAATGAAATGAAAGAATACGGCGCTACAGGCGTATCTTCATACGCAGAGATGGTGGCTTCGCTCGAATCCCCACGTGTATTGTGGATCATGGTTCCTCACAACGTGGTAGATGCTGTATTGGCTGAAGTTAGCCCGTTGTTGTCCAAAGGCGACATCATTATTGAAGCGGGTAACTCCCACTACAAAGAATCCATCCGTCGCTACGAAGAGATGAAAACCAAAGGCATTCACTACATGGATGCAGGTACATCTGGCGGTATGGAAGGCGCACGTAATGGAGCATGTTATATGATCGGTGGAGACCCTGAAGCTTGGGCTATCGTTGAGCCGGCATTCAAAGATACTTCCGTAGAGAACGGCTACCTGTATGCTGGTAAAGCGGGCAGCGGTCACTTCCTGAAAATGGTCCACAATGGTATCGAGTACGGTATGATGGCATCCATCGGTGAAGGTTTTGACGTATTGGAGAAAAGTGGATTTGATTTCGACTTCGAACAAGTAGCACGCGTATGGAACAACGGTTCTGTTATCCGCTCTTGGTTGATGGAGCTGACAGAACGTGCCTTCTCCAAAGATGCAAACCTCGATGAAATTAAAGGCGTAATGCACTCTTCCGGTGAAGGACGTTGGACGGTAGAAACGGCATTTGACCTTCAAACCGCTACACCGGTAATCGCTTTGTCCTTGCTGATGCGTTATCGTTCCCTGGAGACAGACACATTTACAGGTAAAGTGGTAGCGGCATTGCGTAATGAATTTGGCGGTCACGCTGTAGAGAAAAAATAA
- a CDS encoding phosphatase PAP2 family protein has product MKLSSPSSTKSAWISLLWLAAVPILNIFYGVLNRPGAHVYSLATPLDSMIPFVPLFIIPYVLWYPFITGALIALAFKEKRTYFQTLIALCSGLVISYLFFALFQTAIERPNIRCEKGILFTMVDYIYRNDQPYNCFPSIHVLTSYLILRGTGVFGRAIWAMTSTFSILIIVSTVLVKQHVIVDIAGGILVGELCFRLVGSTLHSSSSHVKSTRLE; this is encoded by the coding sequence TTGAAGCTTTCCAGTCCTTCATCTACCAAATCAGCTTGGATTTCCCTACTTTGGCTTGCAGCCGTCCCGATCTTAAATATTTTCTACGGTGTACTAAATCGCCCCGGGGCTCATGTCTATAGTCTTGCAACGCCCCTCGATTCCATGATCCCTTTTGTCCCGTTATTTATCATCCCTTATGTATTATGGTACCCGTTCATTACTGGTGCATTAATAGCACTTGCTTTTAAGGAAAAGCGCACCTATTTTCAAACGCTCATTGCACTTTGCAGCGGTCTGGTGATCTCATACCTCTTCTTTGCTCTGTTCCAGACAGCGATTGAGCGCCCGAATATCCGGTGTGAGAAAGGAATTCTTTTCACGATGGTTGATTATATCTACCGTAACGATCAACCCTACAACTGTTTTCCAAGTATTCACGTACTCACGAGTTACCTGATCCTTAGAGGAACGGGTGTATTTGGACGAGCGATATGGGCGATGACTTCCACCTTCTCGATTCTTATCATCGTGTCTACCGTACTGGTAAAACAACATGTCATCGTAGATATTGCAGGTGGCATCTTGGTTGGAGAACTTTGTTTCCGATTGGTTGGATCAACCCTCCATTCTTCCTCATCCCATGTTAAATCGACTCGATTGGAGTGA
- a CDS encoding HAMP domain-containing sensor histidine kinase, producing MIKRLQQSKQTKKIQIHILNRMVISFVISIVGSVIINNILITIVAKISEGLEWNWILNYFPYILTPIFILIFTLTFLSSTRKIVRDIISLEQGLQIISEGNLNYRVPVVRQDELGRVASNINHMTEQLQIQMSKERELEKSKMDMITGISHDLRTPLTSIIGYIELLKSESFQDKAEYDRFIQNTYNKATHLKKLLDDLFEYTRLNAVNTQLDLKKVDLCQLLDQLLFEFEPLAQENGVHIEKKLGDAPIMVSLDSDKIARAIDNLLMNALKYSFKPGTIHVRMSVRHNHVTIEVENKGMPLTIEQKNRLFDRFYKVDYSRNSEGIQSGSGLGLSIARNIAELHQGTLTLQHTLNVFIFQLNLPSNIK from the coding sequence TTGATTAAACGATTACAGCAATCCAAACAAACGAAAAAAATACAGATCCATATCCTCAATCGAATGGTGATCAGTTTTGTAATTTCAATTGTCGGATCAGTGATTATCAATAATATCCTTATTACGATTGTGGCAAAAATCAGTGAAGGTTTGGAGTGGAATTGGATTCTCAACTACTTCCCTTATATTCTGACACCTATATTTATCTTAATCTTTACGCTTACTTTTTTGAGTTCCACACGAAAAATTGTAAGAGACATCATTTCACTGGAGCAAGGGCTTCAAATCATATCTGAAGGTAATTTAAACTACAGGGTACCTGTAGTTCGACAAGATGAACTGGGCCGGGTTGCTTCCAACATTAATCATATGACTGAACAGTTGCAGATACAGATGAGCAAGGAGCGCGAATTGGAAAAATCCAAGATGGACATGATCACAGGCATCTCACATGACCTGCGTACACCGCTTACCAGCATAATTGGTTATATTGAACTTCTCAAATCAGAATCATTTCAAGACAAAGCTGAGTATGACCGCTTCATTCAAAACACCTATAACAAAGCAACGCATTTGAAGAAGTTACTCGATGATCTATTTGAATACACACGTCTTAACGCAGTGAACACCCAATTGGATTTGAAAAAGGTTGACCTATGTCAGCTATTGGATCAATTGTTGTTTGAATTCGAGCCTTTAGCTCAGGAGAATGGGGTTCATATTGAGAAAAAACTCGGTGATGCTCCAATCATGGTTTCCTTGGATAGTGATAAAATTGCACGAGCCATCGACAATCTTCTCATGAATGCACTGAAGTATTCCTTTAAACCGGGTACGATTCATGTTCGAATGAGTGTGCGGCATAATCACGTTACCATTGAAGTAGAGAATAAAGGCATGCCACTAACAATAGAACAAAAAAACAGACTGTTTGATCGCTTTTATAAGGTGGATTATTCGAGGAATAGCGAAGGCATTCAATCAGGATCTGGTCTGGGTCTTTCTATTGCGAGGAACATTGCGGAGTTACACCAGGGGACTTTAACACTACAACATACACTTAACGTATTTATCTTCCAACTAAACTTGCCTTCCAACATCAAGTGA
- a CDS encoding Gfo/Idh/MocA family oxidoreductase — MLRVAIIGAGAISGAHISAYLAFPERCQIVAVVDMYVDKAQKRINEYGLEGAQAFTDYTELFAQNIDLVSVCTPPYTHASIACDFMQAGAHALVEKPMASSLEEADLMLKVAQESGKLLSVVAQNRFTTPMMKLKGVLDSKRMGPIVHVQVDSFWWRGHNYYDLWWRGTWEKEGGGCTLSHAVHHIDAMLWMMGPPVELQAMMANTAHDNAEVEDISMAMLRFQEGALGMITSSVVHHGEEQQLIFQGKEARVSAPWKVVASTARNNGFPEPNRELEQQIQKLVDELPDVTHVGHAGQVENVLNAIETGSPLLVDGQSGRNTLELIVGIYKSASTGEKVVFPLGAEDAFYTREGIMQHAVHFYEKKTTVENFEDSSITLGSKMDS, encoded by the coding sequence ATGTTAAGAGTGGCGATTATCGGAGCAGGAGCAATTAGTGGAGCGCATATCTCAGCATATTTGGCATTCCCTGAGCGATGTCAGATTGTTGCGGTGGTGGACATGTACGTGGATAAGGCACAGAAGCGAATTAACGAATATGGACTGGAAGGAGCACAAGCTTTTACGGATTACACAGAGCTATTTGCGCAAAATATTGATCTGGTATCCGTCTGTACGCCGCCGTATACGCATGCTTCAATTGCGTGTGATTTCATGCAAGCAGGTGCACATGCATTGGTAGAAAAACCGATGGCTTCTTCCCTGGAGGAAGCGGATCTGATGCTGAAAGTAGCGCAAGAAAGTGGCAAATTACTATCCGTAGTAGCACAGAATCGATTTACGACACCGATGATGAAGTTAAAAGGTGTGCTGGACAGTAAACGGATGGGGCCTATTGTACATGTGCAGGTTGATTCATTCTGGTGGCGGGGCCACAATTACTATGATCTGTGGTGGCGCGGGACATGGGAAAAAGAAGGCGGAGGCTGTACCCTTAGTCATGCGGTACATCATATTGATGCGATGTTATGGATGATGGGACCTCCGGTGGAATTGCAGGCCATGATGGCGAATACGGCACATGACAATGCCGAAGTTGAGGATATATCCATGGCGATGCTGCGCTTTCAGGAAGGGGCGCTTGGCATGATTACCAGTTCCGTTGTACATCACGGAGAGGAACAGCAGTTAATTTTTCAGGGTAAAGAAGCCCGTGTATCGGCACCTTGGAAAGTGGTTGCTTCTACCGCACGGAATAACGGATTTCCGGAACCCAATCGAGAGTTGGAACAACAGATTCAGAAGCTTGTTGACGAATTGCCGGATGTGACTCATGTCGGTCACGCTGGGCAAGTGGAGAATGTGTTAAACGCGATTGAGACAGGATCACCCCTTCTGGTGGATGGTCAAAGTGGTCGGAATACACTTGAACTGATTGTAGGCATCTACAAATCGGCTAGTACGGGAGAAAAGGTTGTTTTTCCACTAGGGGCGGAAGACGCATTTTACACAAGAGAAGGAATTATGCAACATGCTGTACACTTTTATGAAAAAAAGACGACGGTGGAGAACTTCGAGGATTCGAGTATTACGCTGGGTAGCAAGATGGATTCGTAG
- a CDS encoding response regulator transcription factor has protein sequence MSTILVVDDEPDIRDVIHVYLRNEGYQVIEAANGEEALNIINTTSVQLVILDVMMPIMDGIKACFKIREVSTTPIIMLSAKEEDIDKITGLTTGADDYMVKPFNPLELLARVKAQLRRQTLIGKPESSSLILIKDLVIDTSKHSVKLKENDISLTPLEFSILVLLASHPGQVFSSEKIYETVWKEPYGYSDNTVMVHIRNLREKLELTPREPQYIKTVWGVGYKID, from the coding sequence ATGAGTACCATTCTTGTTGTTGATGATGAACCCGATATCCGTGATGTCATTCATGTCTATTTACGTAACGAAGGATATCAGGTCATTGAAGCAGCCAACGGCGAAGAAGCGCTAAATATTATCAATACAACATCAGTCCAACTCGTCATATTAGATGTTATGATGCCCATTATGGACGGAATCAAAGCCTGCTTCAAAATAAGAGAAGTATCAACCACTCCGATCATTATGTTATCTGCCAAGGAAGAAGACATTGATAAAATTACAGGCCTGACTACCGGGGCCGACGATTACATGGTCAAACCCTTTAATCCATTAGAATTACTGGCTCGTGTTAAAGCTCAGCTCCGACGTCAAACATTGATCGGGAAACCGGAATCGAGTTCACTGATCCTCATTAAGGACCTTGTCATTGATACAAGCAAGCATTCAGTAAAGTTAAAAGAGAATGACATTTCACTAACCCCTCTGGAGTTCTCCATTCTGGTGTTACTTGCGAGTCATCCTGGACAAGTATTCAGCTCCGAGAAGATTTACGAAACCGTATGGAAAGAACCTTACGGGTATTCGGATAATACGGTGATGGTTCATATTCGCAATCTGCGAGAAAAGCTGGAATTGACTCCACGAGAACCTCAGTATATTAAAACGGTATGGGGAGTAGGTTATAAAATTGATTAA
- a CDS encoding sigma-70 family RNA polymerase sigma factor, which yields MSDQDEYIQLVTLIRAGHEEAYGELYEKTVTGVYRTVRFLIKDESDAEDVVQEIYIQAYRSLARYDAERAFRPWLMGVTMRHVQSYRRKRLMQFRFGKRIEKSDVGLEYDFSTDLVNKLANRPLLEQVRRLPYKLQQVITLHYLNEYTQEEIAGILEIPLGTVKSRIHAALAKLRQKEKMNPRLRGKVENLHENR from the coding sequence ATGAGTGATCAAGATGAGTACATACAACTTGTAACGTTAATACGTGCGGGGCATGAAGAAGCATACGGAGAATTATATGAGAAAACAGTGACGGGTGTATATCGGACTGTACGATTTCTCATCAAGGACGAGTCTGACGCGGAGGATGTGGTCCAAGAGATATACATTCAGGCGTATCGATCATTGGCGCGATATGATGCGGAGCGTGCGTTTCGTCCCTGGTTAATGGGTGTGACGATGCGACATGTCCAGAGTTATCGACGCAAAAGGTTGATGCAGTTTCGGTTTGGCAAGCGAATCGAAAAATCTGACGTGGGATTGGAATATGATTTTTCCACTGATCTGGTCAACAAACTGGCAAATCGTCCTCTGCTGGAACAGGTACGTCGTTTGCCGTACAAGCTGCAGCAGGTGATCACACTTCATTATTTAAATGAATACACGCAAGAGGAGATTGCTGGCATATTGGAGATTCCGCTTGGAACCGTGAAATCGCGCATACATGCGGCGCTGGCGAAGTTGAGACAAAAAGAGAAGATGAATCCAAGGTTACGGGGAAAGGTGGAGAATCTGCATGAGAATCGATGA
- a CDS encoding DedA family protein, which translates to MISNTILELLHQYGYLIFYFAFSLGPFGIPIPNEITIISGAILAHTGVINSWITYFCILSGLLTAITFAYFAGRLFGTKIKPKFQHHKHFVKAELILNKSGKWAMCIGLFIPIVRYVLPLLIGMSGVHYRKFALISYSSALLWTLTYFTAGIYFGGPILSTLQLLHL; encoded by the coding sequence ATGATCAGTAATACGATCTTGGAGCTGCTTCATCAGTATGGATATCTGATTTTTTATTTTGCCTTCTCATTAGGGCCTTTCGGCATTCCAATTCCGAACGAGATCACGATTATCAGTGGTGCCATTCTAGCCCACACTGGAGTTATCAATTCATGGATCACATACTTCTGTATTTTATCAGGACTACTAACGGCCATTACCTTTGCTTATTTTGCAGGGAGATTATTTGGAACCAAGATAAAACCCAAATTTCAACATCATAAACACTTCGTCAAGGCCGAACTGATTTTGAATAAGAGTGGCAAATGGGCGATGTGCATTGGTTTGTTCATTCCAATTGTGCGATATGTTCTTCCTTTGCTTATTGGAATGAGCGGTGTGCATTATCGAAAATTTGCTCTCATCTCATATTCCAGTGCTTTGTTATGGACCTTAACGTATTTTACAGCGGGAATCTACTTCGGCGGTCCTATTTTATCCACGCTTCAATTATTACATCTCTAA
- a CDS encoding methyltransferase domain-containing protein, whose product MNSNQPLLFLKSFLQSPKHVGSIIPSSRFLANKMVNQASWLEAKAVAELGSGTGPITRYIQQQVQDSTKVLLFEMNDTMRNNLQTAYPEFSCYPDAARLVESIIQEGVQQLDYIFSGLPFFNFEPELRNTLVEQIHKALKPGGFFIAFQYSLQMKKLLSEHFIIEKIELVPLNIPPAFVYVCRKKETI is encoded by the coding sequence ATGAATTCCAATCAACCACTATTATTTCTGAAAAGCTTTCTTCAAAGCCCCAAACATGTTGGCAGCATCATTCCCAGTTCCCGGTTTCTCGCCAACAAAATGGTGAATCAAGCCTCTTGGCTGGAGGCAAAAGCAGTTGCCGAACTCGGATCGGGTACAGGGCCGATCACTCGTTATATTCAACAACAGGTGCAGGACTCCACCAAAGTCCTATTGTTTGAGATGAACGACACAATGAGGAATAATCTTCAGACAGCATACCCGGAGTTCTCCTGTTATCCAGACGCCGCTCGATTGGTAGAATCCATAATTCAAGAGGGCGTTCAGCAATTGGATTACATCTTTAGCGGGTTGCCCTTCTTCAACTTTGAGCCTGAATTAAGAAATACGTTGGTAGAGCAGATCCATAAGGCACTCAAACCCGGAGGATTTTTCATCGCCTTTCAATATTCACTTCAAATGAAAAAATTATTATCCGAACACTTTATCATCGAAAAAATAGAATTAGTGCCTTTGAATATCCCACCTGCATTCGTTTATGTCTGTCGCAAAAAGGAAACAATTTAA
- the fsa gene encoding fructose-6-phosphate aldolase, with translation MKFFLDTGNVEEIKRIERLGLVDGVTTNPSLIAKEGRVFKEVIQEICGVVKGPVSAEVIGLKAEDMLKEAYEIAEWAPNVVIKLPMTEDGLYACHELTQKGIKTNVTLIFSAAQGLMAAKAGATYISPFVGRLDDIAVDGMKLIRDLRLILDMYDLPSEIIAASIRNIKHVEDAALSGAHIATIPGSLLPTLWKHPLTDSGIERFLKDWESVPK, from the coding sequence ATGAAATTTTTCTTGGATACAGGGAATGTGGAAGAAATCAAACGGATCGAGCGTCTGGGTCTGGTGGATGGAGTCACTACTAACCCGTCTTTGATTGCCAAAGAAGGTCGCGTATTTAAAGAAGTCATTCAGGAGATCTGTGGCGTTGTTAAAGGCCCGGTCAGTGCTGAAGTTATCGGTCTCAAAGCCGAGGATATGTTGAAGGAAGCTTATGAAATTGCAGAATGGGCACCGAATGTAGTTATTAAACTGCCGATGACCGAAGATGGGCTGTATGCTTGTCATGAGTTAACGCAAAAAGGGATTAAAACCAATGTCACGCTGATCTTCTCCGCAGCACAGGGCCTGATGGCAGCGAAAGCTGGTGCAACCTACATCAGTCCATTCGTTGGGCGTCTGGATGATATTGCGGTGGATGGCATGAAACTGATTCGTGATCTGCGTCTTATTCTGGACATGTATGATCTGCCTTCCGAGATTATCGCAGCAAGCATTCGCAATATCAAACACGTCGAAGATGCAGCCCTTTCCGGTGCGCACATTGCCACCATTCCAGGTTCGCTTCTGCCGACACTTTGGAAGCACCCACTGACGGACAGCGGGATTGAACGTTTCCTGAAAGACTGGGAATCTGTACCGAAATAA
- a CDS encoding helix-turn-helix domain-containing protein encodes MSDDENAKQICTKVEQSYQIIGRKWVALIIHALMEEPKRFSEIHAYIPDLSKRVLNERMKELEEEGLVVRHVVTERPVRTEYMLSRKGTELGRALSAVERWADKWL; translated from the coding sequence ATGAGCGATGATGAGAATGCCAAGCAAATATGCACAAAAGTGGAACAATCTTATCAGATCATTGGTCGAAAATGGGTAGCCCTCATTATTCATGCATTGATGGAGGAGCCCAAACGCTTCAGTGAGATTCACGCTTATATCCCTGACTTGAGCAAACGTGTTTTAAATGAGCGAATGAAGGAATTGGAGGAAGAAGGACTTGTGGTTCGCCATGTGGTCACTGAACGTCCAGTTCGGACTGAATATATGTTGTCACGAAAAGGCACGGAACTGGGGAGAGCACTAAGCGCTGTGGAACGTTGGGCTGATAAGTGGCTATAA
- a CDS encoding DUF3600 domain-containing protein, whose protein sequence is MRIDEELRTAYQEETKEWSVPARIKHKMLDGIRSDSHIRRNRKRWLVTGLLAVVLIIPTGAYAGYTYLADGIYGSQENIAAMGGTAENYMRLEAKLQTAKAHFSEEEFVQYMDLLKQMGQMAVNLADSKGNMHPEQWSTVEQERYNLLVAELEPFFEKLEAVSVESSKKLMDEQQFWTEQLERAEETFTKEQYREFKSDYDQMRKYKVMVMDKDGSIHEERLSAEQKDELRQLERRLIPYLKRLELNVR, encoded by the coding sequence ATGAGAATCGATGAAGAGTTGCGAACAGCCTACCAGGAAGAGACTAAAGAGTGGTCCGTTCCTGCGAGAATTAAACATAAAATGTTAGATGGTATTCGAAGTGATTCTCACATTAGAAGAAATCGAAAAAGATGGCTGGTCACTGGGCTATTGGCTGTTGTACTCATTATTCCCACCGGAGCCTATGCAGGGTACACCTATCTCGCGGACGGAATATATGGTTCACAGGAAAATATCGCTGCTATGGGCGGAACAGCTGAGAATTATATGAGGTTGGAAGCGAAATTACAGACGGCCAAGGCGCATTTCAGTGAAGAAGAATTTGTTCAATATATGGACTTGCTGAAACAAATGGGGCAAATGGCGGTAAATCTTGCAGATTCTAAGGGAAACATGCATCCAGAGCAGTGGAGTACAGTGGAGCAGGAACGATATAACCTTCTTGTAGCTGAGTTGGAACCGTTTTTTGAGAAGCTGGAAGCTGTGAGTGTGGAGTCCTCCAAAAAACTGATGGATGAGCAGCAATTTTGGACAGAACAGTTGGAACGGGCAGAGGAGACATTTACCAAGGAACAATATCGTGAGTTCAAGTCGGACTATGATCAGATGAGGAAATACAAAGTTATGGTGATGGACAAGGATGGAAGTATACATGAGGAACGATTGTCAGCGGAGCAAAAAGATGAATTGAGGCAGCTTGAGAGACGTCTAATACCCTATTTAAAACGATTGGAGCTCAATGTGCGTTGA
- the zwf gene encoding glucose-6-phosphate dehydrogenase has product MDAMTFVLFGATGDLAKRKIYPALYNLYMDQKMPKSFSVIGLGRRELSDADFQANVEKSLHEFSRQTPEEASQVRDFIGAFRYCSLNNTKLEDYTKLLELVQQREQELNIPENRMFYMSVAPEFFEPIALNIQESGLGNTKGWKKLIIEKPFGHDLQSARDLNEKLSNTFAEEEIYRIDHFLGKPMVQNIETLTYANPVIQALWSNRYIANVQITASETVGVEERAAYYDQSGALRDMFQNHMLQLLMMIGLHLPKRCTPEEIQFKKQKIAEALRPLTKENIASEVVRAQYAAGELQGASVVGYLDEPGIPAGSQNETYVAARLWIDDPFWSEVPFYIRTGKRLAEKSTRIVVEFKSPLKTGHESENTTEPNLLTIEIGPGESISLQLNAKNPLNHGEVEPMHMTFNSGKRNIPEAYENLIFDAMRGDSTFFAHWNEVELAWQWVQPIQEAFEAGSVPLDTYSAGSHGPESADRLTAADGFRWW; this is encoded by the coding sequence ATGGATGCAATGACATTTGTCCTGTTCGGGGCAACAGGCGATTTAGCCAAACGTAAGATTTACCCTGCATTATATAACTTGTACATGGATCAGAAAATGCCGAAATCCTTCTCCGTTATCGGATTGGGACGGCGTGAATTGTCGGATGCGGACTTTCAGGCAAATGTAGAAAAGTCACTTCATGAATTCTCTCGTCAGACCCCTGAAGAAGCATCTCAGGTTCGTGATTTCATTGGCGCTTTCCGTTATTGTTCTTTAAATAATACGAAGCTTGAAGATTACACCAAATTGTTGGAACTCGTTCAACAGCGTGAACAAGAGCTTAACATTCCCGAAAATCGCATGTTCTACATGTCGGTGGCACCGGAATTCTTTGAGCCGATCGCATTGAATATTCAAGAAAGTGGCTTGGGTAACACCAAAGGCTGGAAGAAACTGATTATCGAAAAACCTTTCGGACACGATCTGCAATCGGCTCGTGATCTGAACGAGAAATTGAGCAATACCTTTGCGGAAGAAGAGATCTATCGCATTGACCATTTCCTTGGTAAACCGATGGTTCAAAATATTGAGACGCTCACATACGCGAATCCGGTAATTCAGGCGTTGTGGTCCAACCGTTATATTGCCAATGTACAGATCACGGCAAGTGAGACGGTGGGCGTTGAAGAACGTGCCGCGTATTACGATCAAAGTGGTGCGCTTCGTGACATGTTCCAAAACCATATGCTCCAGTTGCTGATGATGATTGGTTTGCATTTGCCAAAACGTTGCACACCGGAAGAAATTCAATTCAAAAAGCAAAAAATTGCTGAAGCGCTTCGTCCTTTGACGAAAGAAAATATTGCTTCTGAAGTTGTTCGTGCACAATATGCAGCAGGCGAGCTGCAAGGTGCATCGGTAGTTGGATATCTGGACGAGCCTGGCATTCCTGCCGGATCTCAGAACGAGACCTATGTTGCCGCAAGATTGTGGATCGATGATCCATTCTGGAGCGAGGTTCCATTTTATATCCGTACAGGTAAACGCCTGGCTGAGAAATCCACGAGAATCGTTGTTGAATTCAAATCGCCACTCAAAACAGGTCATGAATCCGAGAATACAACGGAACCTAACCTGCTTACGATTGAAATTGGTCCGGGAGAAAGTATTTCCCTTCAATTAAATGCGAAGAATCCATTGAACCATGGTGAAGTGGAGCCGATGCATATGACCTTCAACTCCGGCAAACGTAACATCCCTGAAGCGTATGAGAATCTGATCTTTGACGCTATGCGTGGTGATTCCACCTTCTTCGCTCACTGGAACGAAGTGGAGCTGGCATGGCAGTGGGTTCAACCGATTCAAGAAGCATTCGAAGCCGGCAGCGTGCCACTGGATACGTACAGTGCAGGTTCGCATGGACCAGAGTCAGCAGATCGCCTGACAGCAGCAGATGGCTTCCGTTGGTGGTAA